One stretch of Miscanthus floridulus cultivar M001 chromosome 18, ASM1932011v1, whole genome shotgun sequence DNA includes these proteins:
- the LOC136521166 gene encoding 3-ketoacyl-CoA synthase 5-like, giving the protein MSMSSPPLFGKGLKAVGRRVVDNILAVVTVPLTAAALVGVARFGPEEQLAGRLREARPVHLILAAFVPAAAATVYLMLRPRAVYLVDYACFRTASNCRVPFSCFLEHAKQVPVLNERSIRFMTKLLERSGLGEETCLPPAHHYIPPYNYCTLDAARGEVDLVVFSALDDLFAKTSISPGAIDIVVVNCSLFCPTPSFVDMIINRYKLRSDVRSVHLSGMGCSAGLISVGLARNLLQVAPKSTHALVVSTETITPNYYFGSERAMLLPNCLFRIGGATALLSNSPAKARFRLKHVVRTLTGEQDSAYTCVFQQEDDNGNVGINLNKDLMTIAGNALKANITAMGPLVLPASEQLLFALSFIARKVLSGKLKPYIPDFRTAFEHFCIHAGGRAVIDELQRSLKLSDEQVEASRMALHRFGNTSSSSLWYELAYIEAKGRMRWGDRVWMIGFGSGFKCNSAAWECIAPAANAEGPWATSIHRYPVDIPDVMKH; this is encoded by the coding sequence ATGAGCATGAGCTCGCCACCTCTGTTCGGCAAGGGCCTCAAGGCCGTGGGCCGCCGCGTCGTGGACAACATCCTCGCCGTCGTGACGGTGCCGCTCACGGCCGCCGCGCTGGTCGGCGTGGCGCGGTTCGGACCAGAGGAACAACTAGCTGGCCGGCTCCGCGAGGCGCGGCCCGTGCACCTCATCTTGGCCGCGTTCGTCCCGGCCGCGGCTGCCACGGTGTACCTCATGCTGCGCCCGCGCGCGGTGTACCTGGTGGACTACGCCTGCTTCCGCACGGCGTCCAACTGCCGCGTGCCCTTCTCCTGCTTCCTGGAGCACGCCAAGCAGGTGCCCGTGCTCAACGAGCGCAGCATCCGGTTCATGACCAAGCTGCTGGAGCGCTCGGGGCTCGGGGAGGAGACGTGCCTGCCTCCCGCGCACCACTACATCCCGCCCTACAACTACTGCACCCTCGACGCGGCGCGAGGCGAGGTCGACCTCGTCGTCTTCTCGGCGCTCGACGACCTGTTCGCCAAGACGAGCATCAGCCCTGGAGCCATCGACATCGTCGTCGTCAACTGCAGCCTCTTCTGCCCCACGCCGTCCTTCGTCGACATGATCATCAACAGGTACAAGCTGCGCAGCGATGTCCGCAGCGTGCACCTCTCCGGCATGGGGTGCAGCGCCGGGCTCATCTCCGTGGGGCTTGCCAGGAACCTCCTCCAGGTCGCTCCGAAAAGCACGCACGCGCTGGTTGTCTCCACGGAGACCATCACGCCCAACTACTACTTCGGCAGCGAGCGCGCTATGCTCCTGCCCAACTGCCTGTTCCGCATAGGCGGCGCCACGGCGTTGCTGTCAAACTCCCCTGCCAAAGCAAGGTTCCGCCTAAAGCACGTCGTGCGCACGCTCACCGGCGAGCAGGACAGCGCGTACACGTGCGTGTTCCAGCaagaggacgacaacggcaacgtcgGGATCAACCTGAACAAGGACCTGATGACCATCGCCGGGAACGCGCTCAAGGCCAACATCACCGCCATGGGACCCCTTGTCCTCCCGGCCTCGGAGCAGCTCCTGTTCGCGCTCTCCTTCATCGCGCGGAAGGTGCTCAGCGGCAAGTTGAAGCCGTACATCCCCGACTTCCGCACGGCCTTCGAgcacttctgcatccacgcgggCGGCCGCGCCGTCATCGACGAGCTGCAGCGCAGCCTCAAGCTGTCGGACGAGCAGGTAGAGGCGTCGAGGATGGCGCTGCACCGGTTCGGGAACACGTCGAGCAGCTCGCTGTGGTACGAGCTAGCCTACATCGAGGCCAAGGGGCGTATGCGGTGGGGTGACCGAGTGTGGATGATTGGGTTTGGGTCCGGGTTCAAGTGCAACAGCGCGGCGTGGGAGTGCATCGCGCCCGCCGCCAACGCGGAGGGACCCTGGGCCACGTCCATCCACAGGTACCCGGTGGACATTCCAGACGTGATGAAGCACTAA